The Vicinamibacterales bacterium genomic interval GCGGCATTCCGATGCTGACGAAGGTCGTCGAGCTGTGCCATGAGCACAACGTGATCTTCTCGACCCGCGTGTCGATCGACGGCGTGGGCGACATGCACGGCGAAGTGCGCAACGTCCGCAAGGCCTTCGAGAAGGCCGGCAAGACGATTGCCGCCATGCAGGAGCTGCAGAAGAAGTACCGCTTCAACTTCGGGATCTCCTCGACGATCTTCTCGAAGAACCTCGACGACGCCGACAACATCCTGGCGTGGGCGAAGAAGGAGAAGCTCGACATCGTGTTCAACATGGTGCGGTTCACCGACGCCATGCTGGGCAACCAGGAACTCGAGGGCACGCTGAAGCCGATGGGCGTGGAAGAGCAGCGCATGCGGACGTTCTTCATGGACCGCGTCCGCCAGGACCCGCTGCTCGACGGCCAGAACTACATCTACATGCACTACGCGGACATGATCGCGAACGGCTACCACCGCCTCACGCCATGTCCGTTCCAGACGCAGGGCGTCATGCTGAACCCGAACGGCGACCTGTTCTTCTGCGAGAACAGCGACGTGGTCGGGAACGTCACGCGCGAGGACCCGGAGGCCATCTACTTCCGGGAGGCGTCGCAGCAGCACCGCAAGCACATCCGCGACGAGAAGTGCCCGAGCTGCCTCAGCCCCTGTCAGATGAACGTGGCCGCCATCAAGCAGGTGGTGCCCTACGCCAAGTTCCTGGTGCGGGCCTCGATGGAGAAGCGGCGGCCCTCGCCGGACCTGCCGGCGGCGCCTCCGCCGGACGCGGCGGCCGCGCGCTCCACCTCCGCCTGAGCAGA includes:
- a CDS encoding radical SAM protein, encoding MAQVYAAKYLAKAALSAPKDMVKAVVAKYTPLHPTVFIFHCTFVCDARCEMCSNWTRGNRKQDMTLEQIERAFSSNLWKDIENASLSGGEPTTRNDMVDICRLMIEKFPKLRKLTINTTGLTPQRGIPMLTKVVELCHEHNVIFSTRVSIDGVGDMHGEVRNVRKAFEKAGKTIAAMQELQKKYRFNFGISSTIFSKNLDDADNILAWAKKEKLDIVFNMVRFTDAMLGNQELEGTLKPMGVEEQRMRTFFMDRVRQDPLLDGQNYIYMHYADMIANGYHRLTPCPFQTQGVMLNPNGDLFFCENSDVVGNVTREDPEAIYFREASQQHRKHIRDEKCPSCLSPCQMNVAAIKQVVPYAKFLVRASMEKRRPSPDLPAAPPPDAAAARSTSA